The genomic interval GTAAGTCGATTGAGGTAAACTTGCAGATTTGGCTTACGTTTTCCGTTTTTAGGATCTAACATAAAtgcaaattttattattaagtcGATTGAAATTGCAGACTAAGGTTACGTTTTCAGTTACAAGTGTCCAAACAAGAATGCTATTAcgttatttaaatttatcatatttttcctaaataatttattttagcaacGGGGCGAAAATAAAATAGCATATATACACGAACAAAACATACTTGCTTGAGGTTCACTGATACGTTTTGCTCTCCAGAAATTGCTTACTTGGATTCATAAAAATTCATAAACGTGGTTTATCTTAGTATTTGGAACTTCTGTGTTGAGCATGTAATCACATGaatgtattgtcataacattaTTCAGATAAAGGGTTCAGGTTGTTCAGCACATGGAACCAAACAAGATGTCGAAAAGGACGAGACAGAAAGCAACCGCCCTAAAACGTCTTTTTCTGGCATTGTTGACCGGAATGTACCAGATCTTGATGTTTTATTCGAGCATTTCCAGTCTGTGTTAGAAGAATACGGAGATGACGATGATCTTTGGCAGTTTcacaataatgatgatgatggttccAAGGAATGGAATCTGAAGCGTTTTACTGGGGCTCTAGTTGAAATAACTGATGAGGATCAAACGATTTACTCAAAGGAAGTACTTTTAAAATTTCGCCGAAAGGTAGGCGACGCAATTGCAGAAACCGGAGCTGCTGATGCgtattgttcttatttcatCAACGCCCTAGAGGAAATGATGAAGTCCAATAACGAAGTGCTCACAATTACAGCTACGTTGCAACATGTAGTGACGTGTCTTGGACGTTTTTCAGAGGTTTCAGTGCTTTTATGCGAAAAGCTTTCCAGCAATAGAGTGTTTCTTGAGAGGAGCAAGCAGTTTCTTGCCAAAACGGTTGGATTTcttttagttatatttttcaatttaaaatacgAACTTACACCCAATGAGCGTTCAATATATCTATtatcacaaaacattttttgggtAGTCATTTaccttatatatttacaaactgtTTAATATCAAATCAATTAAGATTATGTGAGTATAGGAAATCTAATAATCATGTTATATACAGATGTTACAGGTATCCACCTGTGTCGTCCAAGAGGCTGTGGGTTCGGTCCCAACCAGTgttactttctcatggcctcccAGTTCTAGTTTTCTATCAGAGTGTATTAATGTGTGTAGAAGAAAGCACTTTAtaatatttgcataattttacattttactcgTCATAAATGCGCTTCTCTTTTTACTGGGGATTTAACAAGTTTATCCGGTCATTTTATTAAGTGATAGCAGAATAGAACATCTGCGAACTAATTCATTGCCATGGTAAGTATTTTACGTTCGTTTCTGTCGGGTACTTCAACAAATGTATCTGTTTGGGCGTTATCCGGACATCACTGCAATgacgaaataacattttttgcaGGGCATCTTCAACAGAATCCACGACAATAAAGTCTACAAAGCTGATGACCCCGgccttttatttttgtattatttcttaGCCCCATTGCTTAATATTGCCGCAAGGGATGATCTAGTTATCGAAATGAAAGAAGTTGGATTCACAGATGCTTTAAAAGAGTTTCTGTCCAAAGAAGATCCTAACATTTGGATGCAGGTTCTGACATTGCTAGCAGGTATTTCCTAAAGTTTTAGATATTTGGGAACgtcatttttgtatataatgcaaacataataaaacatgatatttagcatatttgtcatatttgtattgatttactAGAGTAACAACCAACATACCACCAGTTAAGTCAGCAAAGGGTTATCTATGCAAACACCtcataaaataattgttattgaatatgTCCGTCCTAACTTTAGTGTACTAGACCATCATGTAAGCCAAATGAAGCATGGCTTTGCGgccaaaataatataatttccCATTTTCGAAGAAAAGTAGCTTTACCAGGCGACTGTGTTAGTTGTTTTCCATCTAGGATATTTAAGAAAAGTTTCCCTTTGGGGCGTTTGATACTGAAATAATTGTGCTACTGCACAATGCCGTACGTTTCAGCATTAGTGACAGAAGAAGAATGTGATGTAATACTGTCAAACAAAGAGCGAGTTGAAGAGTTATTGAACTTGCTTGCAAAAGGATTGAAAGAAAGCGAGCTAAGGGTAAGAGGCTGGTCATGCCCACGCGCTGTTGCTCATAGTAAGTCAATTTAATATGCTAGGACTTTAAACTGAGTTTAGTTGACTATAATAACATCCATACTaattaaatatcttatattgataaaatatgctgtgttttcatgttcatataaaaacataaaaggaTAGATCATCAACCATATCATAGACTTCATATCATTTCTAGAATATATTGTTTGATGTCACTCATTGAACGTTATTTCTTATACGTAAACGCAGCTATTCGTTTGTTGGCGAGGAACGATGCAAACAAGAGAATGCTTGTTGAATTGGGCGCTTTTCAATTGTTGTGTAAACTTGGAAAGGTCAATGGAAAAGAGGAACAAATGGGTGTGTTTTTGCTCTTGTTTCCTTGAATCACGTTAAACTCGATTGTAATACAACATTatcaatgcaatatttttaccatttgtatAATACTTACATCAAATGGTAAAAATGGAGCAGTGCTATTTTTTGAACGTATTTTAACATGCACACGCGGttttatgtaatattattttgattttgtaaagatgtttttttttaatatgcttaaataaatattctatacatctttttaattatgtattaaagaaaaaactatgtctatatttaatgttaattgcTGATGTGGTTGTGTaaattattgcaataaaacagTATAATTGGAATATATCAAAACTATGATAATGCATCTTCATAAAATAGAAATGATTGGGCGAACTTATATgatatatacaaaattaatgaaaatgagAATAACTGATAATAGCAAACGTTTATATCATTAAACGCAGGTAAGTGAATAATGTTAAGTCATTCCTCGTTTTTCAGAAAGTTTGCAGTCAATTTGGCTACTATGTTTTGACGAGAAAAACAAGAAAGAAGCTGTCGACAATGAAAAGATTGGAATAGTGGATCTTCTCCTCGAACTCCAAGGAGACACTGACAAAGATATTGCACGTGCCTCGCGTAAAGCGTTGTGGACTATACGCGATGAACTGAGCAAATCAAAGAACAGGCGTTACAGGAGAACAGGTCTGctataatatgtattttgagACTGATCTATATAAGCTTTTGCCACTtgtgatacaaaataaatatcatgaCGATATTGCCATTTACTTATTCAATGTTGATACTTTAGTTTGAAACGCGAGTTAAGTAGTTAGGTAATcgtataaaaaatatcatcaaagtGTTTGTATTAATAGGTGAAAAATACAAACTATCTGCAACACAGTACCAAACACATACTACAGGAAAAGATCGCTCTAAGCCTAGGGCTGAACTAACGGCAGAAACGGACGATTGTAAAAACAAGTATACCACTAAAGTACAACATGGTAGTATTTATAACACGAAATCAATTCTGAATTACGCCAAAGCAAAGAAACATATCATGATATCCTACAATAAGACCCACAGAGAAGttctattgaaaataaaagaaagaattTCTAGACGTGGATATTCGGTAAGTTATAGCATTTTAGTACCTACGTTTTACACTTGATTCGAATACGATAAActtagtttaaaataatgtgGTGGTGTCTATTGACAAATTAACCACAAACAAATTAAAGCTGAATGAACCCTATTGAGGAGGAAGTTATATATCTTTCTAGTGTACTTCCGTCGAAAATTATTTAGAAAGAAGGAGAAGACAAATAGTGTTGCTCCTATACCCCAACCACTAATCATCCGTAAACATAATAGGCATGTCgtcattttgttgattttgaaaccttttattttacatatgatTTCAGTGGAAGTAAAGTGTTGATATCtggttaaaatatttactggttTAATTATTCATTACACCAACATCCAATGGGTCTTTGGTTTTAAAGTAACCGATTGAGTTACGTCACTCGAAACTGATTGTCAGTATTCCTTTTGTTGAAAGGTTTGGATGGATGTTGACAATATGTCAGGCTCCACACTCGACTCAATGGCTCGCGCTGTGGAAGATGCTGAAATTGTACTGATATGCATGTCACAGATGTACAAAGACAGTAATAACTGCCATGCTGGTACAGTTAATTTTCATCACTatgaatgttaatattttataaacacaaggTATTTATATTCGCCATACGCGAAGTTTTGTAAACACATAACTCGGCAATTTGACTTACTAATCAAGTCCTTTAAAATATGTAGAAACTGTACATTGGGCATTAAAGGTAATCATTTTATTCATACATGTCGCACGATCGCTATCGctaaatttcttaattttcaaaattgcaTTGTAATACATTGAATTGGCTTGATATAGTTAAGGTATGAAATAGGCGATGTGGGGCCAAGATGGCATAATCCAATCcaataaaataattgtgttgTCATTAGTGCAAAACTCCCATTATACCgctttgaaattgatttttttctttagcttaaaataagatttttactGCAGAGTTATATCTGTCTGAAAATATCCATCGTGCAGATACTTTTTCATGTTCTTTAGCATATTTGCTTATTAAACATAGCCCGGTTTCAAGGGCGTGATTTCATGTCGTTGTGTTTTGTTCAATTTGCACTTGGGTGTCGTTTTTTCTTATATCAAACAAAGTAGGAATCTCCTATGAAATAAGTTGTTTAGCTTGACATGGGTGTAGTTTAGGGCACCTTTACGTATACGGACATTGtcattaaatattcaaaacaatggtCGCTCACCGCACATTTCTGCTTCATCCATTTCCTTCCTTCactcatttcaaaaataaaagctTTAACATCGGAAAGTGTGGTTCAGATTTGTATAATTGGTTTtgcatattattaattatacatttcatTATTGCATCAAGTGTGTAGAGGTTGGGAACAACATGCCAAGGTTTATATGTCATATCACTTAAACATTCACTTACTACTGTATTTTACACCGTGTGCTCCTtcttaacattttattgatataaagaAAGTCATCAAAATACTAAGTAAGCAATGGATTTAGTCCATGGTTCCTgtagtttatttaaaagattACCTCAGTTTATAATCCAACACAGTCTTATGTTATTAGTACAGTTTACGTATTTTGTATATACACTTTATATGACGTTTTTTAACACAACAAACATGCATGGATTTTTCAGAGGCTGAGTATGCCtttgcattaaagaaaaaaattattCCACTGTACATGGAACGGAACTACAAGCCTGATGGATGGCTGGCGATTTTATGTGGgacaaaactatattttgacTTCAGCGGCAAATATGACTATGAGGATAAGTTAAAAGAATTgctaaaagaaattgaaagacAGTTTCCAGGATCATCAAAACCACAGGTATTCTAttattagtatatatttcaCTATTTACAGAGCAATGTACTTTACTTTTCTATGTAGGGCAATACATCATGCGTAAATTTGTTATTCTTAGTATATGATAATACTAGTTTTCCGATGTTTTCGTTCGATTGAATATTGTTGCGTTATCTATTAAATATCGTATTGCATGAACAGTAAACATAAATTACTATACTCTTAGTGTTACGAATCTTACTGGGTTATTCTAAGTAATATGGGCTCTACTTAACTGTGAACACAGTATATGTGATAATAAGGACATGTATTGTCTTTGAACAAGGGACAGCTCGCGCCTATCCAATGCAAATATATGAACTGCcaacatcaaataaatacacaaaacgAATATAAATGCGCAGAAAATACATAATGCACATAATTAGAAATACATTTCCTCAATACTTTATTTACCATTAAACACAGTGTATGTGATAATAAggacttttattgtttttgaacaaGGGACAGCTCGCGCTTATCCGATGTAAATATGGGGACTGTGCATGCGTGCCTAAGAACCGAAACGGGTGTTAAAACGGTATCCGTGCAGTAAACTTAATATAGGAAATGCATGCAGGTGGTTAAATGAGGGGCAATGAGTTAAATGAGAACTCATCAATAAAACTACAGAAAGAGACATAGAAACAAACATATGacagatataaaatatttcgtATTACTACgttacaatttaaaatgagaCTTTAGTCATATTCTTAAAGTTAAACTATCAATACATACAGTACAGTGCAGCAAACACCCCCTATTTCTTCCGCGAAGCTGttctaaataatgtttaactgAACACGTAATCCGTGCTTATAATGACTCAGTGTTGTTCAATGTACAAAATGGTAGAACGCAATACTAAAACAAGATGGAAACGTAAGTTTATGCCAGGTAGGCTAATAATTGCCCGAAATACCTGTAGCACCGACCCCACACCTCTTATTCCGGTAACATACCACCGGTACAGTTCATATATACTACTCAATATATGTAAAGGATGCTCTTTTCTACAAGTAGCACATATTGGCAGAGCTATTGCTAATGGTACATATGTGTTTATTTCGGAACGGAACATGATacagaaatgcataaaaaatgcaTAGGTATTTGGCATTCACGacggggaatccacgtgaccaaatggtaggtttcagtgcaagatggcgtcaccaaaacgctcgactcgagcTGAAAATCAaggcaatacatataattataaaagtttctttattttttaacatagcctatcatatacccacctacctagtgtgtattagcatatccatgttttccttgaaaTTTTAACCGTTCTCGAGAACACTTCGGCAATGTttccaaaatgtacgaaatccgactggtaggttacagttctatttatcattttggctcggatTTAGCAGAAAATGAGGTTGTAATTTGGGAAAATCgcaaaaaaaacactttagttttgtttaaacataacaggcatatgcatttggcaacgaatattttaataattttaaaagatatgagaacgaaaagaaaatgataggttgcagctccgatttttgaagagataggttgcagtACCATATAAAGGTTGTCGTCTGGACTGCAAATTATGTAATGTGATTGTTGTATCACTGTTATTGTATACAAGCATGGAGGAAATGAAATGtgacaaactgtttttatttttatgaattaaagatatatatatatatatatatatatatatatatatatatatatatatatatatatatatatatatatatatatatatatatatatatatatatggacacgtcgtgtatataatatcaggttgtttaacatttttatttatttactgccGATATATTATTATGTGAAGTATTATGGATACAACTGTTCTCCCACTTCAGATAAGtacatccaataatttaaccatgctagatattcttagccacgggcaaagataaaatgcccgtatggaactcctttttaatggtcaccacattgtaattacctcccttgttgaagactgtcgtctgtagcatcatggaaaccttgtcttgtggcaatatttagaatgctagttaattatttctcgcttcgaatgtcaccataaaacagttttcacgcaccattcaagaaataatggtTCACTCTCCTtaggactatttaaagaccgattttactattgatttaatcggaatcactgcgcgcatatccatgacaaccacgaattatctcatatccatacgcaattattttcactctGCACAAAAGAATTCCAgcaaaaaactcattttttacttaattatttttaactgaggtgggagaaaaagcatctaccattgCCGCTCGCGTAAGAAagggtaaacctcgtttccgcaaaacaccctatgctcgggtcggaatgaacctatcttacactctcggccatggaagaaacTTATAATCTTTATCCTAATCAAGTGTTAAAGATTTCTTTAGTTGAAGTTACCTTTAGGTAACACaaggtttaataaataaaaaataccaatcacttgtttggtatttgttcatttaaacaaaggtGGTCTCAATTGGTCCGAAGTTGTTCAACACGGCGCATTAATCGAAAGCTAACTCTTCAATAtcttacatcatattttttctAGTACTGATATTAAGTCAGGTAATGCATGTTCATGACACGGAAGGATTATAACAGCGACGAAGgtagttttataattaaacaatggagGAATAAGCTAGGTTTAAACCACATCATCCTgcgattaaacaatatttttacatataaaatgcatgttgACATTGAAAACCAGTCGAGTTTAATTCGTTGATCTTGTTCAAACGCAAGTAACAAAGTTAAACGTTATACTTaactaaaatgacaaacattgccTTTCATGAGTTCTGCTTACATGAACTGGTGACCAAGTATGTATGACATGTAATATGTAAGGAGCGATTTAAAAGTTCAAACGTAAATGGGTAATAAATATACAAGCTCATATAGGAAGTTGCTTTTGACATGCACCAATCGGCATTCTTCAACAATTAACACAAAATGTTGATTGATTAATATTATAAcgcacacacatatatatattaaagctaaaatatcaaatgtaagaaCGGCATCAGCATAACATGATGaactttttattatgatatttacagtgaaaatggatatatttgtcgtgtttttttgttatgagAATGGCACATGAGTCTTTTCCGATGATCTTTGTTGGAAGCTGTTTCGACAAATTTCATCTAGCCTTTTCCCAACGTACACCTAAAGTTTCCCTTTGTATTGCATTTCTGTCTGTGGGTGCTGTCGCTTTCTTTCTGCGTGAGGCCAGTCTTGACCTCACCTTGTGATCAAACGAATGCTCACTGAacacttcttttgttttgttgtatcgCTGCCATTTGTTTTGGTTGGCTGTTTAGATATCCTGCATTCATTTCGTTTAGGTTGATGAAGGGAAAGACTCTCTTATTCGTGTCATTGGTCTgaaagataaaaatgcattccatATGATATAtcgaaaattgcaaaacatcgATTGACAAGTCATACAATAAAAGTGTGTGCAGATTTTATCACAGATAATGGTTTAACAATTCAACTCTAAACGtgtaatacatcaatttgtcacagaaaacaaatcattaatgatggtaaccttataaatttgtaagcagaaaaatcaaaagtataaaaacagcaGTCTCGATgtgattttcaatgattttataattttagatgATGTTATAACTATCTAAAAAGAACAATGGTATAGAAAAATatcagttgagttttatgggaaccTATATGTTTGGCTTGAACACTAAAACTAAGTCAAAGAATCTGCAGTCCAGACGgcaacctaaatatggaactgcaacctatctcttcaaaaatcggagctgaaacctatcattttcttttcgttctcatatcttttaaaatcattaaaatattcgttcCCAAATGCATGtgcctgttatgtttaaacaaaactgttatatgcgattttcccaaattataacctcattttccgctaaatcgagccaaaatgataaatggaactgtaacctaccagtcggatttcgtacattttggaaacattgccgaagtgttctcgagaacggttaaagtttcaaggaaaacatggatatgctaatacaaactaggtaggtgggcatatgataggctatgttaaaaattaaagaaaagattattattatatgtattaccttgattttcggctcgagtcgagcgttttggtgacaccatcttgcactgaaacctaccatttggtcacgtggattccccgtCGTGGGCATTGAATACTTTTAAGGACCACAACTCAAGAATGAGCCATACAACTGCGTTTTaccaaactttaaaaaagtttaaatctATGCTTgaataactgttgttttttgtttttttctaatatactAGTATCGTAtctaaattgatatttttctattGTAACGTCTTGTTGACGTCCGTTTAACTGATACTAATTACAAACGAACCATTGTGTCCAGAAATGTATTTGCCATCAAACTAATATATCTAGCCAGACATGGAATTTCTGAGAGTTTTGCAATATCTTTGAATAAAAGCAGCACTAAATTTCAAGAAggatttaaaaaacacaaaatcaatTTAAGCATCGTTTGTGCTTAAATTTGTGTCGCCGTAATGGAATGCACATTGGGATGCATTGTGTATGTGTATGGGAGAACATGTTCgtatgttaaaaaaatcgaaTGGTCGTCTTGTGTCGTTTTTGTTCAGTCGAACATAGGGTCAATTTCGGacatttttaagatattattatGGGCCTAGGTACACTTTTGCATGTTGTCAGTGATAACACggggacaatatttcaattttgattttttttctttaagttatGACCAAGGTTATTAAGTGAATGAAAGTAGCGCAGTATGTagctgttttcttttttaacttgTGTCAGGCCTTACGCTAAAGATTCTactacattttcttttaaatgtgcTTATTCATACTTTTACTCCTTTGAGAGATGTCTAtttaaccttgacattgaagcCGATTACagaaaatgcatattttgagGGTGTGACCACCCCTTTGCACGCTAGATTCTGTCTCAATTGGGGCGGTATTCCGGATGCCAAT from Mya arenaria isolate MELC-2E11 chromosome 7, ASM2691426v1 carries:
- the LOC128240906 gene encoding uncharacterized protein LOC128240906 isoform X2; protein product: MGIFNRIHDNKVYKADDPGLLFLYYFLAPLLNIAARDDLVIEMKEVGFTDALKEFLSKEDPNIWMQVLTLLAALVTEEECDVILSNKERVEELLNLLAKGLKESELRVRGWSCPRAVAHTIRLLARNDANKRMLVELGAFQLLCKLGKVNGKEEQMESLQSIWLLCFDEKNKKEAVDNEKIGIVDLLLELQGDTDKDIARASRKALWTIRDELSKSKNRRYRRTGEKYKLSATQYQTHTTGKDRSKPRAELTAETDDCKNKYTTKVQHGSIYNTKSILNYAKAKKHIMISYNKTHREVLLKIKERISRRGYSVWMDVDNMSGSTLDSMARAVEDAEIVLICMSQMYKDSNNCHAEAEYAFALKKKIIPLYMERNYKPDGWLAILCGTKLYFDFSGKYDYEDKLKELLKEIERQFPGSSKPQAVKRRQQFALSARF
- the LOC128240906 gene encoding uncharacterized protein LOC128240906 isoform X1; this translates as MMKSNNEVLTITATLQHVVTCLGRFSEVSVLLCEKLSSNRVFLERSKQFLAKTGIFNRIHDNKVYKADDPGLLFLYYFLAPLLNIAARDDLVIEMKEVGFTDALKEFLSKEDPNIWMQVLTLLAALVTEEECDVILSNKERVEELLNLLAKGLKESELRVRGWSCPRAVAHTIRLLARNDANKRMLVELGAFQLLCKLGKVNGKEEQMESLQSIWLLCFDEKNKKEAVDNEKIGIVDLLLELQGDTDKDIARASRKALWTIRDELSKSKNRRYRRTGEKYKLSATQYQTHTTGKDRSKPRAELTAETDDCKNKYTTKVQHGSIYNTKSILNYAKAKKHIMISYNKTHREVLLKIKERISRRGYSVWMDVDNMSGSTLDSMARAVEDAEIVLICMSQMYKDSNNCHAEAEYAFALKKKIIPLYMERNYKPDGWLAILCGTKLYFDFSGKYDYEDKLKELLKEIERQFPGSSKPQAVKRRQQFALSARF